From the Daucus carota subsp. sativus chromosome 8, DH1 v3.0, whole genome shotgun sequence genome, one window contains:
- the LOC108197337 gene encoding proteasome subunit beta type-4, which yields MTIMSPEASSQRTLYPYVTGTSVVAIKYKDGILMAADMGGSYGSTLRYKSVERMKAVGKHSVLGASGEISDFQEILRYLDELILHDNMWDDGNSLGPKEVHNYLTRLMYNRRNKFNPLWNSLVLGGVKNGQKYLGSVSMIGVHFEDNHVATGFGNHLARPILRDEWKEDLTFEEGVKLLEKCMRVLLYRDRSAVNKLQIAKLTEEGMTISQPYSLKTFWGYGAFQNPTVGAEGSW from the exons ATGACTATAATGAGCCCCGAAGCATCGTCTCAGAGAACTCT GTATCCGTATGTGACTGGTACTTCTGTGGTCGCCATCAAATACAAGGATGGGATCCTCATGGCTGCTGATATGGGAG GCTCCTATGGCTCTACATTGCGTTACAAGAGTGTAGAGCGAATGAAGGCAGTTGGAAAGCACTCGGTTCTAGGTGCTAGTGGGGAAATTAGTGATTTCCAGGAAATTTTACGCTATCTTGATGAGCTTAT CTTGCATGATAACATGTGGGATGATGGTAATTCTTTGGGACCTAAGGAGGTGCACAACTATTTAACTCGTCTTATGTATAATCGTCGCAATAAGTTTAACCCATTATGGAACTCCCTTGTTCTCGGTGGAGTGAAAAATGGGCAAAAGTATCTGGGATCG GTCAGTATGATTGGTGTACATTTTGAGGATAATCACGTGGCAACCGGATTTGGTAATCATCTGGCACGGCCAATTCTGCGTGATGAATGGAAAGAAGACTTAACTTTCGAAGAGGGTGTCAAGCTACTGGAGAAGTGCATGCGTGTTCTTCTGTATCGTGATAGGTCTGCTGTTAACAAGCTTCAG ATAGCAAAACTCACTGAAGAGGGTATGACAATATCCCAGCCTTACTCTTTGAAGACTTTCTGGGGATACGGGGCTTTTCAGAATCCCACAGTTGGAGCTGAAGGGTCGTGGTAA